CCTGTTTTCTAAAGAGCAGGCTCTTTACACGTGGAGGATCCAGGACAAAATAAGTAGGAAAATAGCTAACAAAAAGCAAACCTCAACTTGCACTGGgaagatatatgtattttatacttatatttctgagctgaatttcaaaatattttttaaagattttatttattggggcgcctgggtggctccttcgttaagctctgcctttggctcaggtcatgatccccgggtcctgggattgagccccgcatcaggctccctgctcagcaggaagcctggttctccctctcccactgcccctgcttgtgtttcctctctcgctgtgtctctctctgtcaaatacataaataaaatcttgaaaaagtaaCACTTTTATGATACAATTACCTTCTTTGTTTGTGGCGGCCTCTCTGACGTATGAGAAAAGTCCCACTAAAGGCAGTGTGAACTCTGATAGGATGATAGGATTAGGGAGGGTGTGGGCAGGGAAGCCTCCCTAATAAAAAACACTCCTGGGGCGCTCACTTCAGAACTGCCATCAAAGGGAGAACGGGGGAGAGCAGGACTGAGGTGAGCGCAACCCCACAGAATTTCTTTCGCATTTCTCAAATGTCCGCAACCAACCGCAAATACAGAGGACAAAcaggtggctgccagaggggagggggaggggtgtggtCAGACTGGGGTAAGGGGAGTGGAGGCACAGGCATCCTGAGGTCGAGTAAGGCTCAATGAGGAAAGATACAGCCGGGGGAACACGGTCAGTGGTACGGCACAGACCCTCTCAGCACCTCGCCTGGAGCCAGACAGTGGGTCCCGTCCTTCGCTCCAACCAGCATCAGAAGCCCCAGGCCATGAGTCCTGTTTGCCCGGATGCAAACTGGTTGTAGGGACAGCAAATGACCACACACGTCGAGGTGTCAGGGGCCCAAGGCCTGatgtccctctgcctcctggaAGATCTCACCTGCTGCCTTTCCTCACACAGTGGTCATGGCCGCACACTTGCAAGACTCAAGCAGGTGTCCTGTGTGCCTGACTTACCTGGAGGTGCCCGTGTACCTGAAGTGTGGCTTCACCTGCTGCCTCCACTGCTTCGACTCCCTACAGAGGGAGCCCAGCGGGGAGGGTTTCCGGTGTCCCTCCTGCTCCGCTGTTTCTCGGAGGAAGGACCTCAGGCCAGGCACGCATCTTGGGAGGCTGGTCTCCAGGATCAGGGAGTTGGAGCCCCAGCTGAAAGCCGTTCTGCACATGAACCCAAACGTGCACAAGTTCCAAGGTATGGCCTGCCCCCCCCCCTCCGCCAAGAGTCCCGGAAAACGCAACTTGCCTATAGCTCTCCATCACACAAGGGCATGGGTGGCAACGCTGATCTTTGCTTTACTTACCCAGAAGTATAGATTAGAACCACCTATAAGAAGGGAAGCTTGACCCTGACCTGCACCTAAGAGAAATCACACCTGACTCTCTCACATCCCTGAGTTAGGGTGCGTTCTCCCAGCTCAGCTGCACAGCTCACTGGCTCAAGGAGGCCAGGCAGgacctcccagcctccctggAGCTGGCTGAGTCCCTGCTCCTTCTGGCTCTGTCCCTGCTCTCCTATGATGGATCCTGAAGAGTGGTGGGTCCCTTGGTCTGAAGGGCGTGTGAGCAGTCCAGTGTCCTTGTGAAGGACAGGCGTCGCCTTGAGTTCTGAGTGCACTCTAGCCCCGTGCAACTCGAATTTGTGATGGTGAACCCTGTCCCTGAAACGTGACAAGTCTTGTCAAGTCCCTGGGATGGTCAAAAAGGGAGCATCTTCCACAGAGCTGGGTGTCAGGGCGCCAAGTGAAAGACTTGGGCTCTGGTCCAGAGggcttctttcttggttttttgttgttgtttgtttaagattttatttatttgacagaaagagcgagagggaacacaagcagtgggaaagggagaagcaggcatcccgctaagcagggagccagatacaggactcgatcccagaaccttgggatcataacctgaactgaagggagCCGCTTAACGACCCAGccgcccagatgcccccagagggTTTATTTCTGTTGTGTTGTCTCCATCCACGTGGTCCCCTTAGGATAGCCTCCTAGCCTCCTGGTGTGTAGGCAACCCAGAAAGTCCCTGTGCTCCCATCCTCCCTGCCCTCAGAGCCATGCCCTGCGACTAAGTCACTGCCAGACCCCAGCACACCCCCACTCATGTCCCTGGGGGCCCTTCCTCAGCCTGGGCTGCCCAGAGTTCACCCGGCTCCTCTCAGGACCCCCAGCCTTGTGTGTTTGCAACCCCAGGAAGCCAAGGGCGGGGGTGCATTTGCCTGTTAACAGTAGGAAGCGAGGAAGGTAATTGACAAGAACGAAGATGGGAGCAACTTCCGGATTCAACATTCTGTGCCAAGTATAATAGTGGCCACCATTCACATACTCGCCGGGTGCCCGTTTGTCAATGGAATGTGAACTGGTTTGCATGTTGAGAACAAACACGGGCACGGTCTCTTCATGTGTAATCTGTGccaaaggaaggggcacctgtaaTTTAACAGAGCATTTAATGTGGAGAGAACACCTAGTAGGAGTCAGAGGGACTCATTCTGATTAGGATCGTTCTCTCTCTACATCTGACCTCATCAGGGGCCAGAGACATCTCCCCAGGTAAATTCTGATCAGGGTGGAAGCACGGGGTGGAGAGAAGACAGGTGAGACCTTGGGGCTTCGTAGTGGAGTGCATGTTTGCTTATTGGCTTGTTTTCCCTCCCCAGTCGAGGTCACCCTGGATGTTGACACCGCCAACCACTACCTCATCATTTCTGAGGACTTGAGGAGTGTCTGCTGTGGGTATTCCAAACAGACTCAGAGCGCCGGGGCCCAGAGGTTCGACTATGCCCTCTGCGTCCTGGGATCCCCTGGGTTCCCCTCTGGCCGCCACTACTGGGAGGTGGACGTGGGGATGAGCAAGGCCTGGGATGTGGGTGTTTGCAGAGACTCCGCTGACCGACAAGGGCCCATTCTACTGTCCGCAGAGCTTGGCTTCTGGACGGTGGGCTTGAGAAAAGATCTCTTCCAAGCCAGCACCAGGCCTGTGACCATGCTCTCAGTGAGCCCCCGCTTACACCGACTAGGGATTTTCCTGGACATGAATCTTGGCACCGTTTCTTTTTATCACGTGAGTGATGGAGCCCACATTTTCACCTTCACTGGAATCCCTGCTGTGGGGCCGCTGCGTCCGTTTTTTGCTCCCGGGAGTCCCACCACGGATGGTCAAGGCTTCCTGAGAATCTGTCCTGTGAGGAATCCAGCTGTTGCCAGTTGCTCTCCAGTGGGTTTGGATACAGAACACAGTTTCTAGAGAATTCCTGTGTGCTCACAGCCAGAGCTGAGACCCTTCCTGCTTGTTACTGTGGATAGTACAGAGAGCAGACGAGAAACATGGTAGAGTTGGCAAATCGTGAGCACTAAACAGACAAGGGAGAAGTGCCTTTAAAGCATGAAGTATCGCACAGTCGTTCTCATTGGGACTTTCCATGTTTCTGTTCCAATGAATGGGTTCTGGTTTTTCAAATCAATTTCCAAATGTATCTATTTTATGCAGTATTAACTTAGTGTTAATGGAGGTTAGAAACTGAATAAAAACGTGGATGTTGCCTAACGGATTAATGAACTTTCTAGGTGATATGTGAGCAAAACCTAGAGACAGTAAATACAGGTGAGCACGTATGAAGTTCCCCCAAGGGCTGAAATGCACATTTGTGTGCACACCATGTGGAACACGGGAAGAAGGTGGCAGGGCAGTCGGGGGTAAGGCTTCCACTGAATGGGGGTACAGCCTGGCACCATAGGTGTGCCCCCTTAAAGCAAGAGATACCCCCTTGTgcaggggggcacagagggggGCTGTCCCAGGGGCGGGAGCAACAGGCCTGCCGTCGCCAGGACAAGGGGCCGCAGGGAGCCAGCGGGGGAGCCACCCCTTCTTAGTCCCGTGGTGACTACATTGGGCTAGAAAGCCCCGTGGTGTCTGCCACCACTACTTCAGGCTGCCTTTGTAGGTGGAAGCTGCCCTAGAGAATATGGAAACATggggctgtgttccagtaaaactttatttacaaaaatcagCAGGCAGCTTGACCCTGGCTGGCCCACCTCAACCTGGGCATCAGGTGCAGAATGCCAGAGGGTTCATAGCCCAGCGCTGGCTGTGTGCACACAGAAAGCGCAGAAGGAGCGAGGGATCCGAGGTGCAGGGCTGGGCCGCATGGGGGCCACGCCAGAGGACATTCTGCACAGAGGGCAGACCGAGTTCTCAAGGGAAggtgaggcagagacagaggctggCTAAGACAGGTG
The genomic region above belongs to Neovison vison isolate M4711 chromosome 7, ASM_NN_V1, whole genome shotgun sequence and contains:
- the LOC122913409 gene encoding ret finger protein-like 4A — its product is MAAHLQDSSRCPVCLTYLEVPVYLKCGFTCCLHCFDSLQREPSGEGFRCPSCSAVSRRKDLRPGTHLGRLVSRIRELEPQLKAVLHMNPNVHKFQVEVTLDVDTANHYLIISEDLRSVCCGYSKQTQSAGAQRFDYALCVLGSPGFPSGRHYWEVDVGMSKAWDVGVCRDSADRQGPILLSAELGFWTVGLRKDLFQASTRPVTMLSVSPRLHRLGIFLDMNLGTVSFYHVSDGAHIFTFTGIPAVGPLRPFFAPGSPTTDGQGFLRICPKAQKERGIRGAGLGRMGATPEDILHRGQTEFSREVPRASRRPRRSPDKTPAILPL